Proteins encoded by one window of Vitis riparia cultivar Riparia Gloire de Montpellier isolate 1030 chromosome 11, EGFV_Vit.rip_1.0, whole genome shotgun sequence:
- the LOC117925234 gene encoding WAT1-related protein At5g64700-like, producing MMTMELQRRLAMGFQISKPYLFLTLNELALSVFLVLVESLASSGISTLVIVVYEHVLATIVLSLLSFFFEKNKRPPITFRILCYAFLMGLLQVTLCQMLMTMGLQYISSTYESIALNMVPTITFVLALIFHQEKLRFRSINGQAKIWGLGISLGGALALVLWKGPVVVKAMLSISFDTTSDSVLGWIMTIVGVLATSFWNILVRHVIQIYPAEMSLTAMMSFFGTIQTAIVAAFVVSSSAWELQWDGGLVLITLLLGGIVVTGLSYYVMTWSIGIKGPVFSASFNPLLVLFSFLLNTFVLGSSAHLGSIVGAVLVIVGLYLLLWAKANDVEKKDMDVGDSTCSPLIQP from the exons ATGATGACTATGGAGCTGCAGAGAAGGTTGGCAATGGGGTTTCAGATATCCAAACCCTACCTTTTCCTCACTCTAAATGAACTGGCTCTTTCAGTATTCTTGGTCTTGGTAGAATCTCTGGCTTCCAGTGGCATCAGCACTCTGGTTATTGTGGTTTATGAGCATGTCCTTGCCACCATTGTCTTGTCACTTCTATCTTTCTTCTTTGAAAA GAACAAGAGGCCTCCTATCACTTTCAGGATACTATGCTATGCATTCCTTATGGGACTTTTGCA GGTTACCCTGTGTCAAATGCTAATGACAATGGGCCTACAGTACATTTCTTCAACATATGAAAGCATTGCACTGAACATGGTCCCAACCATAACATTTGTGTTGGCACTGATTTTCCATCAAGAAAAGCTAAGATTCAGGAGCATCAATGGGCAGGCCAAGATATGGGGTTTGGGTATTTCACTTGGTGGAGCATTGGCTTTGGTATTGTGGAAGGGGCCTGTTGTAGTGAAAGCTATGCTATCTATAAGCTTTGACACAACAAGTGATAGTGTCCTTGGTTGGATTATGACCATTGTTGGTGTTCTTGCAACTAGTTTTTGGAATATTTTGGTG AGGCATGTGATTCAAATATACCCAGCAGAAATGTCACTAACAGCAATGATGAGCTTCTTTGGAACCATCCAAACAGCCATAGTGGCAGCCTTTGTGGTCTCATCCTCAGCTTGGGAACTTCAGTGGGATGGAGGCCTAGTCCTCATCACCTTGTTACTTGGG GGAATTGTAGTGACAGGGTTATCATACTATGTGATGACATGGTCTATTGGCATCAAGGGTCCTGTGTTTTCAGCCTCATTTAACCCACTTCTTGTGctcttctctttccttttgaACACCTTTGTTCTGGGTAGTTCAGCCCATTTGGGCAG TATTGTGGGAGCAGTGCTGGTGATTGTGGGTCTTTACCTACTTTTGTGGGCAAAAGCTAATGATGTGGAGAAGAAAGACATGGATGTTGGAGATTCTACTTGCTCTCCCTTGATTCAACCTTGA
- the LOC117925235 gene encoding transmembrane protein 230-like: MAYVDHAFSISDEDIMMETSYIVHNRPPIKEIALAVALLVFGTLGIILGILMVYNRVGGDRAHGLFFAILGAILFIPGFYYTRIAYYAYKGYKGFSFSNIPPV, from the exons ATGGCGTACGTCGACCACGCTTTCTCCATCTCCGATGAGGACATCATGATGGAGACCTCTTACATCGTCCACAACCGCCCTCCGATTAAGGAGATCGCCCTCGCCGTCGCGCTCCTCGTCTTCGGAACCCTAGGGATCATCCTCGGCATTCTCATGGTCTACAACAGAGTCGGCGGCGACAGAGCTCACG GGTTGTTTTTTGCTATTTTGGGGGCGATCTTGTTTATTCCCGGGTTCTATTATACGCGGATTGCCTACTACGCGTACAAGGGGTACAAGGGGTTCTCTTTCTCCAATATACCGCCTGTTTGA
- the LOC117925702 gene encoding pentatricopeptide repeat-containing protein At2g18940, chloroplastic: MEGTLFPNRPSFPIPRTKSTQPNHPHVKFNPATLPLPPQSPSPPSLPLDSLLQHLLHFSSPTHKPKPINPPKTNLKKFSAVSVSQLEGSVEEAQSPDGSVEFLSRKGKFLLNSIVEHPLPGLNDFFDSVKFELLDVDLVSLLKGLDLSGNWKRAVLLFKWAILNLYSRNEKIDNQLVELMVRILGRESQHSVALRLLDEISVEEYSLDVRAWTTILHAYSRIGKYERAITMFEKMRKTGLSPTLVTYNVMLDVYGKMGRSWNKIIGLLDEMRSNGLEFDEFTCSTVISACGREGLLDEARKFFARLKSEGYVAGTFTYNSLLQVFGKAGIYSEALSILKEMEKNNCPPDLVTYNELVAAYVRAGFHEEGADFIDTMIRKGIMPNAITYTTVINAYGKAGKEDKALSFFRQMKESGCVPNVCTYNAILGMLGKKSRLEEMIDMLCDMRSNGCAPNSVTWNTMLAMCGNKGMHKYVNRVFREMKSCGFEPNRDTFNALIGAYGRCGSQIDVVKMYEEMIKAGYTPCVTTYNALLNALARRGDWEAAESVILDMKNKGFKPNETSYSLMLNCYAKGGNGKGIEKIEEEIYNGHIFPSWILLRTLVLANFKRRALMGMERAFQEFCKHGYKPDLVLFNSMLSIFAKNKMYDRAHEMLRLIRESGLQPDLVTYNSLMDMYARGGECWKGEEILKGIQKSGGKPDLVSYNTVIKGFCRQGLMQEAIRTLSEMTISGIRPCIVTYNTFVAGYSGKGMFSEVEEVISYMIQHDCRPNELTYKIVVDGYCKGKKYKEAMDFVSNITEMDKSFDDQSLRRLTFRIREHMEL; encoded by the coding sequence aTGGAAGGTACCCTTTTCCCAAACAGGCCTTCATTCCCAATTCCAAGGACAAAATCAACTCAACCCAACCACCCCCATGTGAAATTCAACCCTGCAACTCTTCCTCTCCCTCCCCAATCCCCATCTCCTCCTTCTCTGCCATTGGACTCTCTCCTTCAGCATCTGCTTCACTTCTCTTCACCTAcccacaagcccaaacccatCAACCCACCTAAAACCAATTTGAAGAAATTCAGTGCTGTTTCAGTGTCACAGTTGGAGGGCAGTGTAGAGGAGGCTCAATCACCAGATGGGTCTGTAGAATTCTTGTCAAGGAAGGGTAAGTTTCTGCTGAATTCCATTGTGGAACACCCTTTACCTGGTTTGAATGATTTCTTTGATTCTGTGAAGTTTGAGTTGCTTGATGTTGATTTGGTTAGTCTCTTGAAGGGGTTAGATCTTTCGGGCAATTGGAAAAGAGctgttttgttgtttaaatgggctattttgaatttatactCTAGAAATGAGAAGATAGATAATCAGCTTGTTGAACTGATGGTTAGGATTCTTGGGAGGGAGTCTCAGCATTCGGTTGCATTGAGGCTGCTTGATGAAATTTCTGTTGAGGAATATTCACTGGATGTCCGAGCCTGGACAACCATTCTTCATGCATATTCTCGTATTGGCAAGTATGAGAGAGCGATTACTATGTTTGAGAAAATGAGGAAGACGGGCCTATCTCCAACTCTGGTCACCTATAATGTCATGCTTGATGTTTATGGGAAGATGGGTAGGTCTTGGAATAAAATTATAGGCCTCTTGGATGAGATGAGAAGCAATGGACTTGAGTTTGATGAGTTCACTTGCAGCACTGTGATATCTGCTTGTGGGAGAGAGGGGCTGTTGGATGAAGCCAGGAAGTTCTTTGCCAGATTGAAGTCAGAGGGTTATGTTGCGGGAACTTTTACTTACAATTCTTTGTTGCAGGTGTTTGGGAAGGCCGGGATTTACTCAGAGGCTTTGAGTATTTTGAAAGAGATGGAGAAAAATAACTGCCCACCTGACTTGGTGACTTACAATGAGCTTGTGGCAGCTTATGTAAGAGCAGGGTTCCATGAGGAAGGAGCTGACTTCATAGATACAATGATCCGTAAGGGAATAATGCCAAATGCCATCACATATACTACTGTCATAAATGCCTATGGCAAAGCTGGAAAGGAGGACAAGGCCTTGAGTTTCTTCAGGCAGATGAAGGAATCGGGTTGTGTTCCTAATGTGTGTACATATAATGCCATCCTTGGTATGTTGGGGAAGAAGTCACGGTTAGAAGAGATGATAGATATGCTTTGTGATATGAGATCAAATGGATGTGCCCCTAACTCAGTTACCTGGAATACAATGCTTGCCATGTGTGGAAATAAGGGTATGCACAAGTATGTGAACCGGGTATTCCGTGAGATGAAGAGTTGTGGTTTTGAGCCTAACAGAGACACATTTAATGCTTTGATTGGTGCATATGGCCGATGTGGGTCCCAAATTGATGTCGTCAAAATGTATGAGGAAATGATTAAAGCTGGGTATACTCCATGTGTTACAACTTACAATGCACTTCTGAATGCACTTGCTCGGCGAGGGGATTGGGAAGCAGCAGAGTCTGTGATTCTAGACATGAAGAACAAGGGATTTAAGCCTAATGAAACCTCATACTCATTGATGCTCAATTGTTATGCAAAGGGAGGGAACGGGAAGGGGATAGAGAAGATTGAGGAAGAAATTTATAATGGACATATTTTTCCCAGCTGGATACTTTTGAGAACCCTAGTTCTTGCAAACTTCAAGCGTAGAGCACTGATGGGCATGGAGAGAGCATTTCAAGAATTTTGCAAGCATGGATACAAACCTGATTTGGTTTTGTTTAACTCAATGCTTTCGATTTTTGCCAAGAACAAGATGTATGATCGTGCCCATGAGATGCTGCGGTTGATACGTGAGAGTGGATTGCAGCCTGATCTAGTCACATACAATAGCTTGATGGACATGTATGCCAGAGGGGGAGAGTGTtggaaaggagaagaaatccTCAAAGGGATACAAAAATCTGGCGGAAAACCGGACCTTGTTTCTTATAACACTGTAATCAAAGGATTTTGTAGGCAAGGGCTCATGCAGGAGGCAATAAGAACTCTCTCAGAGATGACAATTAGTGGGATCCGACCTTGTATAGTCACTTACAATACTTTTGTAGCAGGCTATTCAGGGAAAGGAATGTTTAGTGAAGTTGAAGAGGTGATCAGTTATATGATTCAGCATGATTGCAGACCCAATGAGCTAACCTATAAGATTGTGGTGGATGGTTATTGTAAAGgcaaaaaatacaaagaagcTATGGATTTTGTGTCAAATATTACAGAGATGGATAAGTCCTTCGATGATCAATCATTGCGAAGGCTCACTTTCCGTATTAGGGAGCATATGGAattatga